Proteins encoded by one window of Deltaproteobacteria bacterium:
- a CDS encoding dienelactone hydrolase family protein → MAVKKSPGGATTMIKYGGGISAARALPKGKGKRPAVIILHERYGVDQHTKDLTAKLAQAGFVGLAPDLFHRFTGDRQAVLRGEQRVDLTDAGALADLNAAVEYLKRLKEVDSSKIGIIGVCQTGRQPVLVVANRDDIAGVVVLYGAIGGKEWLGNELRPTPIDQLVARVHCPVLGVFGEADHIISVDDVARFRNCFEKYKKSCHMRIYRDAPHGWLNDTMPGRYRKAAANDAWKLMMSFLKKCFAGGWPRDRISCTYESDYSTMYDFKKNVRME, encoded by the coding sequence ATGGCGGTTAAAAAATCACCGGGCGGCGCAACGACGATGATCAAATACGGCGGCGGCATCAGCGCCGCGCGGGCGTTGCCCAAGGGCAAAGGCAAGCGGCCGGCGGTGATCATTCTGCACGAGCGCTACGGCGTCGATCAGCACACCAAAGATTTGACCGCCAAGTTGGCCCAGGCGGGTTTCGTCGGCCTGGCGCCGGACTTGTTTCACCGTTTCACCGGCGATCGCCAAGCGGTGCTGCGCGGCGAACAGCGTGTCGATCTCACCGACGCCGGCGCGTTGGCGGATTTGAACGCAGCGGTAGAGTATTTAAAACGGCTCAAGGAAGTCGACAGCTCGAAGATCGGCATCATCGGGGTTTGCCAAACCGGCCGCCAGCCGGTGCTGGTCGTGGCCAACCGTGATGACATCGCCGGCGTGGTTGTGCTCTACGGCGCCATCGGCGGCAAAGAATGGCTCGGCAATGAACTGCGGCCGACGCCCATCGATCAACTGGTCGCGCGCGTGCACTGCCCGGTGCTCGGCGTCTTTGGCGAGGCGGATCATATTATTTCCGTCGACGATGTCGCGCGCTTTCGCAACTGTTTTGAAAAGTACAAGAAGAGCTGCCACATGCGCATTTATCGCGACGCGCCCCACGGCTGGCTCAACGACACCATGCCGGGACGTTACCGCAAGGCGGCGGCTAACGACGCATGGAAATTGATGATGAGTTTTCTAAAAAAATGCTTCGCCGGCGGCTGGCCACGGGATCGCATCTCTTGCACGTACGAAAGCGACTACTCGACCATGTACGACTTCAAGAAAAATGTGCGCATGGAATAA
- a CDS encoding phosphodiester glycosidase family protein, with product MGAAKQLIAVIILLALLFVRTAHVEAQAPGKLKIGNNLTVSELGVWRTIHKGVEFRTIVVERGEPKYQMELKLVRFDSKLITVKILASSDFSLKSASAKTFVEKSGVLAAINANYFDEKGRPLAYLKTLNHEINRSVSKHGLYTGVFAVRDGAPVIIHRDEFQPAQAGEALQSGPLLLNRGTPVETMRGLGRYARRAFVGIDKDGRTIVGVTDAVLGGLSFAELQELFVIPKAQLEISDLLNLDGGGSAQLHIKAGKFEESVLGTTEVPVAIGFFSKSN from the coding sequence ATGGGAGCAGCGAAACAACTCATCGCAGTGATAATCCTGTTGGCGCTCCTGTTTGTCCGCACCGCCCACGTTGAGGCTCAGGCGCCTGGCAAACTCAAAATCGGCAACAATCTAACCGTCAGCGAATTGGGCGTATGGCGGACGATCCACAAAGGTGTCGAGTTTCGGACAATCGTCGTCGAACGGGGTGAGCCCAAATATCAAATGGAGCTCAAGCTGGTACGCTTTGACAGCAAACTGATTACCGTGAAAATCTTGGCCAGCAGCGATTTCTCGCTAAAGAGCGCCAGCGCCAAAACCTTCGTCGAGAAAAGCGGCGTCCTGGCGGCGATCAACGCCAATTATTTCGACGAAAAGGGCCGGCCGCTGGCCTATTTGAAAACGCTTAACCATGAAATCAATCGCAGCGTCTCCAAGCATGGGCTTTACACCGGCGTTTTCGCAGTGCGCGACGGCGCGCCGGTGATCATCCACCGCGACGAGTTTCAACCGGCTCAAGCCGGCGAAGCGCTGCAATCCGGCCCATTATTGTTAAATCGCGGCACGCCGGTGGAAACCATGCGCGGCCTCGGCCGCTACGCCCGCCGCGCCTTCGTCGGCATCGACAAGGACGGACGGACCATCGTTGGCGTCACCGACGCCGTGCTCGGCGGCTTGAGCTTCGCCGAGTTACAAGAACTTTTCGTCATTCCAAAAGCCCAGCTCGAAATCTCCGACCTGCTCAACCTAGACGGCGGCGGCTCGGCCCAGCTCCATATCAAAGCCGGCAAGTTCGAAGAATCGGTGCTGGGCACCACCGAAGTCCCGGTTGCCATCGGCTTCTTCAGCAAATCTAATTGA
- a CDS encoding NADH-quinone oxidoreductase subunit N — protein MDVNLTPLLPAIQILVTALVVIGRDLFIEEGESRDVLAFYSLVGIGLAAAEVGLLLTGRQESAFNDSIVLDNFALFFTLIFLLAAALTILSSIHYIRQLHLREGEFYALILFATVGMIVMASANDLMVFFLGLETMSMAVYVLTGMWRASARASEAAMKYFVMGAFATGFLLYGIALIYGSTGSTNLTQISAYMLDQPSDWPLYLIGGGLLLLIGFAFKIGAVPFHFWVPDVYEGAPTPVTGFMSVAVKAAAFAAWARILMYKLAPLESDWVFPLWIITIATMTLGNLLAITQSSVKRMLAYSSIAHAGYLLIPVVVGVEWGGLPLLFYLLAYSFMTLGAFAVLSSLAEEDERREGYSDFAGLGAKRPFIAFAMTLFMLSLAGFPPLAGFTGKFYVFRSAVLAGHLNLAIIGVLNSLLSVVYYLRVIVAMYMEEGGAEGKSFRQAPFVYVAIGIAVIGTLYLGILPDHALSWSRIAFFSLE, from the coding sequence ATGGACGTTAATCTCACGCCGCTGCTCCCCGCGATTCAAATCCTGGTCACCGCCTTGGTGGTCATCGGCCGCGATTTATTCATCGAAGAGGGCGAGTCCCGCGACGTCTTAGCGTTTTACAGTTTGGTCGGCATCGGCCTGGCCGCGGCGGAAGTCGGCCTGCTGCTCACCGGGCGCCAGGAGAGCGCGTTCAACGACAGCATCGTGCTCGACAACTTCGCGCTGTTTTTCACGCTGATCTTTTTGCTCGCTGCGGCGTTGACGATTCTCTCGTCGATTCATTACATCCGCCAACTGCATCTGCGCGAGGGCGAATTTTACGCCCTGATTTTGTTCGCCACGGTCGGCATGATCGTCATGGCGTCGGCCAACGATCTGATGGTGTTTTTTCTCGGTCTCGAAACCATGTCGATGGCGGTCTACGTGCTCACCGGCATGTGGCGGGCGAGCGCGCGGGCGAGCGAAGCGGCGATGAAATACTTCGTCATGGGCGCCTTCGCTACCGGCTTCTTGCTCTACGGCATCGCCTTGATCTACGGCTCCACCGGTTCGACCAATCTGACTCAGATCAGTGCCTACATGCTCGACCAGCCGAGCGATTGGCCGCTATATTTAATCGGCGGCGGTTTGCTATTGCTGATCGGTTTCGCCTTCAAGATCGGCGCCGTGCCGTTTCATTTTTGGGTGCCGGATGTTTACGAAGGGGCGCCGACACCGGTGACCGGCTTCATGTCAGTGGCGGTCAAGGCCGCCGCCTTCGCCGCTTGGGCGCGCATCCTGATGTACAAACTGGCGCCGCTGGAAAGCGACTGGGTCTTTCCGCTTTGGATTATCACCATCGCGACCATGACCTTGGGTAATTTACTGGCGATCACTCAGTCGAGCGTCAAGCGCATGCTCGCCTACTCGAGCATCGCCCACGCCGGTTATTTGCTCATCCCCGTCGTCGTCGGCGTCGAGTGGGGCGGCTTGCCGCTGCTGTTTTATCTGTTGGCTTACTCGTTCATGACTCTCGGCGCCTTCGCCGTGCTGAGTTCGCTGGCGGAAGAAGACGAGCGGCGCGAGGGCTACAGCGATTTCGCCGGGCTCGGCGCCAAGCGGCCGTTTATCGCCTTCGCCATGACCTTGTTCATGCTGTCCCTCGCCGGTTTTCCACCGCTGGCCGGTTTCACTGGAAAGTTCTACGTGTTTCGCTCGGCGGTGCTCGCCGGCCATTTGAATCTCGCGATCATCGGCGTGCTCAACAGTTTGCTATCGGTGGTCTACTATCTGCGCGTGATCGTCGCCATGTACATGGAAGAGGGCGGCGCCGAAGGCAAAAGCTTTCGCCAAGCGCCATTCGTCTATGTCGCCATCGGAATCGCCGTGATCGGCACACTCTATCTCGGCATCCTCCCGGACCACGCGCTCAGCTGGAGCCGCATCGCCTTTTTCTCCCTGGAATGA
- a CDS encoding NADH-quinone oxidoreductase subunit M gives MATQGFGILTVILAIPALGAALLLFMPRRQSCALFTVALSAAAAEFICSLQVFNLFDANNGAMQLLERVAWMPSFGIQYIVGIDGISLFLILLTTFLMPLALLASWSVKERVKEYLIFMLLLETGMLGAFVALDLFLFYVFWEVMLVPMYFLIGVWGGTRRIYAALKFVIYTMAGSLLMLVAIIYLATRYAQESQVLSFDLLQLYNLRLPLAQQSWLFFAFALSFAIKVPLFPFHTWLPDAHVEAPTAGSVILAGVLLKLGIYGFLRFAMPLFPDAALAALPCLTALSVIGIVYGALVAMMQSDIKKLVAYSSVSHMGFIMLGLCALNLQGVQGAIYQMLNHGLSTGALFLLVGMIYDRRHTRAIAEFGGLWQQLPVFSSILLVVTFSSIGLPGLNGFVGEFLILLGSFRVAPLWTGVATSGVILGAIYMLWMFRRVIFGPLDNPENQKLHDLNGRELIVLAPILFLIVLMGVYPQPILSRLQPSVELTLKKILAVPVLPAVVADPQTSGEQNPDGR, from the coding sequence ATGGCAACCCAAGGCTTCGGCATTCTCACCGTTATTCTCGCCATCCCAGCGCTGGGGGCGGCGTTGTTACTATTCATGCCGCGGCGCCAAAGCTGTGCGCTGTTTACCGTTGCGCTATCGGCGGCGGCGGCGGAATTTATCTGTTCGTTGCAAGTCTTTAACCTGTTCGACGCGAACAACGGCGCCATGCAGTTGCTCGAGCGCGTCGCCTGGATGCCGAGCTTCGGCATTCAATATATCGTCGGCATCGACGGCATCAGTCTTTTTCTTATCTTGCTGACGACTTTTCTCATGCCATTGGCGCTCTTGGCCTCTTGGTCGGTCAAAGAGCGGGTCAAAGAATATCTGATCTTTATGCTGCTCTTGGAGACCGGCATGCTCGGCGCCTTCGTGGCGCTGGATCTGTTTCTATTTTATGTTTTTTGGGAAGTGATGTTGGTGCCGATGTACTTTCTCATCGGTGTGTGGGGCGGCACGCGGCGGATTTACGCGGCCTTGAAATTCGTCATTTACACTATGGCCGGCAGCTTACTGATGCTGGTGGCGATTATTTATTTGGCGACGCGCTATGCCCAGGAGTCCCAAGTCCTGAGCTTCGATTTACTGCAACTCTACAACTTGCGTTTGCCCTTGGCACAGCAGAGCTGGTTGTTTTTCGCTTTCGCGCTTTCGTTTGCGATCAAAGTGCCGCTGTTTCCATTTCACACTTGGCTGCCCGATGCCCATGTCGAAGCGCCCACCGCCGGTTCGGTGATTCTCGCCGGCGTGCTCTTGAAACTTGGCATCTACGGTTTTCTCCGTTTCGCCATGCCGCTGTTTCCCGACGCGGCGCTGGCGGCGTTGCCGTGTCTGACCGCGCTCTCCGTCATCGGCATTGTCTATGGCGCGCTGGTCGCGATGATGCAAAGCGATATCAAAAAGCTGGTCGCCTATTCATCGGTAAGCCACATGGGCTTTATCATGCTCGGCCTGTGCGCGCTCAATCTCCAAGGAGTCCAGGGCGCGATCTATCAAATGCTCAATCATGGTTTGTCCACCGGCGCGCTGTTTCTCTTGGTCGGCATGATCTACGACCGGCGCCACACGCGCGCGATCGCCGAATTCGGCGGCTTGTGGCAACAGCTGCCGGTTTTCTCGTCGATTCTACTCGTCGTCACTTTTTCGTCCATCGGCTTGCCCGGCCTAAACGGCTTCGTCGGTGAGTTTTTGATTTTGCTCGGCTCCTTCCGGGTCGCGCCCTTGTGGACCGGCGTGGCGACCAGCGGGGTGATTCTCGGTGCGATCTACATGCTCTGGATGTTTCGCCGGGTGATCTTTGGACCGCTCGACAATCCGGAAAACCAAAAGCTGCACGATTTGAATGGCCGCGAATTGATCGTCCTCGCGCCGATTCTTTTTCTTATCGTGCTCATGGGGGTCTACCCGCAGCCGATCTTAAGTCGTTTGCAGCCGAGCGTTGAATTAACTTTGAAAAAAATCCTCGCCGTGCCGGTGTTGCCGGCGGTGGTCGCCGATCCTCAAACCAGCGGAGAGCAGAACCCAGATGGACGTTAA
- a CDS encoding nitroreductase family deazaflavin-dependent oxidoreductase, with translation MSERPSRRIFATVNLQDGSNIVADLVTIGRKSGLPHPVELRFLYHQGSFYATSSRVASKHWCQNLLKNPAVEIRAKGETVSCTATQITDEKRRRQILTLRDPKPDLNRVVFEITPKP, from the coding sequence TTGTCGGAGCGCCCGTCTCGCCGTATATTCGCCACTGTGAACCTTCAAGATGGCTCGAATATCGTCGCCGATTTAGTCACCATCGGCAGAAAATCCGGCCTTCCGCACCCGGTGGAACTCCGCTTTCTCTATCATCAAGGCAGTTTCTACGCGACCTCAAGCCGTGTGGCAAGCAAACATTGGTGTCAGAACCTGCTCAAAAACCCGGCCGTCGAAATCCGCGCCAAAGGTGAAACAGTCTCCTGCACCGCCACACAGATAACCGACGAAAAGCGCCGGCGCCAGATCCTCACCCTGCGCGACCCGAAACCCGATCTCAACCGGGTAGTCTTCGAGATCACACCGAAGCCTTAG